Proteins found in one Crassostrea angulata isolate pt1a10 chromosome 3, ASM2561291v2, whole genome shotgun sequence genomic segment:
- the LOC128175699 gene encoding uncharacterized protein LOC128175699, translating into MAKRESLKKLKISSLRNLATEHGIDICKKKKEDLIQELLLCQTPTSVLTPIIQQASAEGSLTLPFQDSLPPFHAVTYDCLDQSYIPTLTFSDIYSFIIERPTSHGIAVKNFKGLDKSIKHFEAGDVQDIRVSKVNSSIIYVRATCQASMKKQQYQVYICMSTPNTGRPHIQHAYCQCPIGLAQACSHIGALLFALSHAKPSQSSSESCTSQPCKWIIPGCQVKPSGPISSLPNKCKGQLKESEDFIENRDPLAAYDPRHSDDRHWDLNRMLQHLQDLKNVFPQTGMSHLWNIPDHAPEAVQKMEVQDVEADIMFARMKSLIFCEGNEPQLSITQDLVEFIESCTRDQRTSAMWQKLHIGHLTSSLFGDVLKAGSNPNSLIKQIMEGSSFNKYAVLPPAFQWGQEMEAKARSDYVILKSAINSNFTVEDTGITLCAEHSFLGASSDGKVHDGESIGLLEIKCLYSIQGTRVTMKEVGEIMAMGYSNFCLEESMEGPRLKKSHKFYAQVQGEMAIKALPWCDFVVWTNVAQNSICIDRFYFDSEFVSSMMPKLIAFYMHHIVHKLHI; encoded by the exons ATGGCCAAGCGGGAGAGTTTGAAGAAACTGAAAATAAGTTCGTTGAGAAATTTAGCCACAGAGCACGGAATCGACATAtgtaagaagaaaaaagaagatCTCATACAAGAATTACTTTTGTGTCAAACGCCAACTTCTGTTTTGACGCCGATCATCCAACAAGCTTCGGCTGAAGGATCATTGACCCTACCCTTTCAGGACAGTTTGCCACCTTTTCACGCCGTAACCTATGACTGTTTGGACCAGAGTTATATTCCAACTTTAACTTTCAGTGATATTTACAGTTTTATCATTGAAAGACCTACTTCACATGGTATTGCTGTGAAAAATTTCAAGGGCTTAGACAAATCCATTAAACACTTCGAAGCTGGTGACGTCCAAGATATCAGAGTGTCAAAG gTCAATTCATCTATAATATATGTGAGGGCAACATGCCAAGCTTCTATGAAGAAGCAGCAATATCAAGTGTATATCTGCATGTCAACACCAAACACTGGCAGACCACATATACAGCATGCATATTGCCAGTGTCCTATTGG GTTAGCACAGGCATGTAGTCACATAGGTGCCTTACTCTTTGCATTAAGTCATGCAAAACCCAGCCAGTCCTCGTCAGAAAGCTGTACATCTCAGCCATGTAAATGGATAATTCCTGGGTGCCAGGTGAAGCCTTCTGGACCAATCAGTTCTTTGCCTAATAAGTGTAAGGGCCAATTGAAAGAGTCGGAAGATTTTATAGAAAATCGTGATCCTCTTGCCGCTTATGACCCTCGGCATTCAGACGACAGACATTGGGATCTTAATCGCATGCTGCAGCATTTACAGGATCTAAAAAATGTCTTTCCACAAACAG GAATGTCACACTTGTGGAATATACCTGACCATGCTCCAGAGGCTGTCCAAAAGATGGAGGTGCAGGATGTGGAAGCAGATATTATGTTCGCAAGGATGAAAAGTCTCATATTTTGTGAGGGGAATG AGCCCCAACTGTCGATAACCCAGGACTTAGTTGAGTTTATTGAGAGCTGCACAAGAGACCAGAGAACATCAGCCATGTGGCAGAAACTCCATATTGGTCATCTCACCAGTTCTCTTTTTGGTGATGTCTTAAAAGCTGGATCCAATCCGAATTCTTTGATCAAGCAAATTATGGAGGGTTCCAGTTTTAATAA gtATGCAGTTCTACCACCAGCATTTCAATGGGGACAAGAAATGGAGGCCAAGGCACGGTCAGACTATGTCATTCTTAAGTCGGCTATCAACAGTAATTTCACAGTTGAGGATACAGGTATCACTTTATGTGCAGAACACTCTTTTCTGGGTGCCTCTAGCGATGGGAAGGTCCATGATGGGGAAAGCATTGGTTTATTAGAAATTAAGTGTCTGTATTCCATCCAGGGAACTCGTGTTACAATGAAAGAAGTGGGTGAAATCATGGCAATGGGATATTCCAATTTTTGTCTGGAGGAGAGTATGGAAGGACCACGTCTCAAGAAGAGCCACAAATTTTATGCTCAAGTTCAAGGGGAGATGGCAATTAAGGCATTACCATGGTGTGACTTCGTAGTTTGGACCAATGTGGCACAAAACAGTATTTGTATTGacagattttattttgattcagaGTTTGTGTCCTCTATGATGCCTAAACTTATTGCATTTTATATGCATCACATTGTCCATAAATTGCACATTTAA